The proteins below are encoded in one region of Brachyspira intermedia PWS/A:
- a CDS encoding sodium-dependent transporter has protein sequence MKKERGNFSGSIGFIIACIGSAVGIGNVWMFSWRVGQFGGAIFIILYFFFVIALGVIGLIGEFTLGRMNRTGPIGSFENALKTRNKNFGGIIGIIPMIGSLGIAIGYSVVVGWILRYTAGAIDGSLFSSSDIGLYFVSLVTDFGSIPWHIMGIVICVLILIGGVSKGIELTNMFLIPLFYILFIILLVRVLTLPNIKEGIDYLLFPDWQILSNPKAWAMALGQAFFSLSLAGSGMVVYGSYLKDDINIPKAAVQTAIFSSLGALLCAFVVIPAVFAFGINPNAGPPLVFISIPLVFQKMPFGYFFSILFNISILFAAISSLINLMECPIEALENRLKLSRKAAVITIGIIMISVGIFIERADRVGAWMDFVSIYIVPTGAMLSGIMTFWIFGMKTFRENVEKGMNKPLPKWFDFMSKYVFVGVSVLILILSITLGGF, from the coding sequence ATGAAAAAAGAAAGAGGGAATTTCAGCGGCTCTATAGGTTTTATTATAGCTTGTATAGGTTCTGCAGTTGGAATAGGTAATGTTTGGATGTTTTCTTGGAGAGTAGGGCAGTTCGGCGGAGCAATATTTATTATATTATACTTTTTCTTTGTTATTGCTTTAGGTGTAATAGGTTTAATAGGCGAATTTACATTAGGCAGAATGAACAGAACAGGTCCTATAGGGTCTTTTGAAAATGCTTTAAAAACTAGAAATAAAAATTTTGGCGGTATCATAGGTATTATTCCTATGATTGGATCACTTGGTATTGCTATAGGATATTCTGTAGTTGTAGGCTGGATATTAAGATATACTGCTGGTGCTATAGATGGCAGTTTATTTTCATCTTCAGATATTGGTCTATATTTTGTATCTCTTGTAACTGATTTTGGAAGTATACCTTGGCATATTATGGGAATAGTTATTTGCGTTCTAATATTAATTGGGGGAGTAAGTAAAGGAATAGAACTTACTAATATGTTCTTAATACCTTTATTCTATATATTATTTATTATATTATTAGTGAGGGTATTAACTTTACCTAATATAAAAGAGGGAATAGATTATTTATTATTTCCCGATTGGCAAATTTTATCTAATCCTAAAGCTTGGGCTATGGCACTTGGTCAGGCTTTTTTTTCTTTATCTTTAGCTGGAAGTGGAATGGTAGTATATGGTTCATACTTAAAAGATGATATAAATATACCAAAGGCTGCAGTTCAAACAGCTATCTTTAGTTCTTTGGGGGCTTTATTATGTGCTTTTGTAGTTATACCTGCTGTATTTGCATTTGGAATAAATCCTAATGCAGGACCTCCTTTAGTATTTATATCAATACCTTTAGTATTTCAGAAAATGCCTTTTGGTTATTTTTTCTCTATACTATTTAATATATCTATATTATTTGCGGCTATTTCATCTTTAATAAATTTGATGGAATGTCCTATTGAGGCTTTAGAAAATAGATTGAAATTATCAAGAAAGGCTGCTGTTATTACTATTGGTATAATCATGATATCTGTTGGTATTTTTATAGAAAGAGCTGATAGAGTGGGAGCATGGATGGATTTTGTTTCTATTTATATTGTTCCTACAGGAGCTATGCTTTCAGGTATAATGACTTTTTGGATTTTCGGAATGAAAACTTTCAGGGAAAATGTAGAAAAGGGTATGAATAAACCTTTACCTAAGTGGTTTGATTTTATGTCTAAATATGTATTTGTTGGAGTATCTGTTTTGATTTTAATATTAAGTATCACATTAGGCGGATTCTAA
- a CDS encoding tryptophanase, with protein sequence MKKYIAEPFRIKMVEPIRMISREEREEKIKEANYNVFALKAEDVYIDLLTDSGTGAMSDKQWSGIMMGDESYSGSRSYFHLMDVAKSIFGYKYFQPVHQGRAAEKVLLPNIIKKGQYSISNMHFDTTRGHVELAGGIVVDCVCKEALDTENYFDFKGNMDVERLEKLIKEYKPENVGIIIMTITNNTAGGQPVSIQNIKETSEIAKKYNIPLIIDAARYAENSYFVKKREKGYENKSIREIVKETFQYADGFTMSAKKDAIVNMGGLIGIKENEALFEKVKISTIPNEGFVSYGGLSGRDLEGLAIGLDEGLDFDYLNYRIGQIEYLGDILREAKVPFQYPVGGHALFVDAKKMLPHIPYYEFPGQALAIELYREAGIRGCDIGSYMIGNDPKTGKQIEAELELTRLAIPRRVYTQAHMDVVAEALISIRDRASSIKGYRITWEPPILRHFTSKLEPLS encoded by the coding sequence ATGAAGAAATATATTGCAGAACCATTTAGAATTAAAATGGTAGAGCCTATAAGAATGATTTCCAGAGAAGAAAGAGAAGAAAAAATAAAAGAAGCAAATTACAATGTATTTGCTTTGAAAGCTGAAGATGTTTATATTGATTTATTAACTGATTCAGGTACTGGAGCTATGAGCGATAAGCAATGGTCTGGAATTATGATGGGTGATGAATCATACTCTGGAAGCAGAAGTTATTTTCATCTTATGGATGTTGCTAAATCCATATTCGGATACAAATATTTTCAGCCTGTTCACCAAGGAAGAGCTGCAGAAAAGGTATTGCTTCCTAATATAATTAAAAAAGGTCAGTATTCTATTTCAAACATGCATTTTGATACAACAAGAGGACATGTTGAATTAGCAGGCGGTATAGTTGTAGACTGTGTTTGTAAAGAGGCATTGGATACAGAGAATTATTTTGATTTCAAAGGTAATATGGATGTAGAAAGACTTGAGAAATTGATAAAAGAGTATAAGCCTGAAAATGTTGGTATTATTATAATGACAATTACTAATAATACTGCAGGAGGTCAGCCTGTATCTATACAAAATATCAAAGAAACTTCTGAAATAGCTAAGAAATATAATATACCACTTATTATAGATGCTGCAAGATATGCTGAAAACTCTTATTTTGTTAAGAAAAGAGAAAAAGGCTATGAGAATAAATCTATAAGAGAAATAGTAAAAGAAACTTTCCAATATGCTGACGGATTTACTATGAGTGCCAAAAAAGATGCTATAGTTAATATGGGCGGATTAATAGGTATAAAAGAGAATGAAGCTTTATTTGAAAAAGTGAAAATATCTACTATTCCTAATGAAGGTTTTGTTTCTTACGGCGGATTATCAGGAAGAGATTTGGAAGGTCTTGCTATAGGTTTAGATGAGGGATTAGACTTTGATTATTTAAATTATAGAATAGGACAGATTGAGTATTTAGGAGATATATTAAGAGAAGCTAAAGTACCATTCCAATATCCTGTTGGAGGACATGCTTTATTTGTAGATGCTAAGAAAATGCTTCCTCATATTCCTTATTATGAGTTTCCAGGACAGGCTTTGGCTATAGAATTATATAGAGAAGCTGGAATAAGAGGCTGCGATATAGGTTCTTATATGATAGGAAATGATCCTAAAACAGGAAAACAAATAGAAGCTGAATTGGAATTAACAAGATTAGCAATACCTAGAAGAGTTTATACTCAGGCACATATGGATGTTGTAGCTGAGGCTTTGATATCAATAAGAGATAGGGCATCTTCTATAAAAGGATATAGAATAACTTGGGAGCCTCCTATATTAAGACATTTTACTTCCAAATTGGAGCCTTTATCTTAA
- a CDS encoding V-type ATP synthase subunit K yields the protein MGFTMNTALLLGYLGAGLMVGMSGIGSAVGTSISAMTTVGALKKNKDAFGSCLVLSALPGTQGLYGFAAFFIMQPYLTADISIFQGAAILGAGIAVGLACMVSAIFQGKVCANGVEAIGNGYDVFGNTIIVAVFPELYAIVSFATAFLISGVLGA from the coding sequence ATGGGTTTTACAATGAACACAGCACTTTTATTAGGATATTTAGGTGCAGGATTAATGGTAGGTATGTCTGGTATTGGTAGTGCAGTTGGTACTTCTATTTCTGCTATGACTACAGTTGGTGCTTTAAAGAAAAACAAAGATGCTTTCGGTAGCTGTCTTGTTTTGAGCGCTTTACCTGGTACACAAGGTCTTTATGGTTTCGCAGCTTTCTTCATTATGCAGCCTTATCTAACAGCTGACATAAGCATATTCCAAGGTGCTGCTATATTAGGTGCTGGTATCGCTGTTGGTTTAGCTTGTATGGTTTCAGCTATATTCCAAGGTAAAGTTTGTGCTAACGGTGTTGAGGCTATAGGTAATGGTTATGACGTATTCGGTAACACTATCATCGTTGCTGTATTCCCAGAACTTTACGCTATCGTTTCTTTCGCTACAGCATTCTTAATCAGCGGTGTTTTAGGTGCTTAA
- a CDS encoding V-type ATP synthase subunit I: MIRKMKKLSLFVFHEDREKTLSDLASLGLVHIEIANGVSSENIENISSKKNDALRAKNIINNALADAKKAKKDVSNVKADNLSKKANEVIENVISTSQASDKLKAERDMLKKELSVIAPFGDFSFDKVNGLKEKTGYNILFYSANAKEYNDYNFSEVKDIFTYSIKEEAGKVYFVAFKKDGSEETIPFDIVNMPSLSYSEINEKIAKLDKEIENNDTEIIKNQVFIEAINKEIDNLNISNHFEEAKESFVASEGTEGKILYVEAYVPKDKESEVKSLFDSKKIAYIMEDPSRDDRVPVELKNNKYSGAYELITKLFQLPNYFEIDLTPMIAVFYPLFFAYCFGDSGYGIVLTIVALIGLFTVLKGQLRGVGILALTLGICTTIMGVINGGSFFGVSIPSNTQIPLFATLSKYLIITDLKENWFLTPFNTALLIGVLHICFALLVGVIDRIKTSPIGDILGAIGKLLFIPGLVLWFLGDMQKMEVIKQFSTVYYALIAVGLVFLVILSNVGKKPDVLNSILGVYFAATGIMGDTLSYIRLFALGASGSILALVINQIGMSFKAIPGVGVVIMVVFLVVGHIAIFLLNILGALVHPLRLTFVEFYNNVGFEGGGKEYKPLKKAA, translated from the coding sequence ATGATTAGAAAAATGAAGAAACTCTCTCTCTTTGTCTTTCATGAGGATAGGGAAAAAACTTTAAGCGATTTGGCATCACTTGGACTTGTGCATATTGAAATTGCTAATGGTGTTTCATCTGAAAATATAGAGAATATTTCAAGTAAGAAAAATGATGCTTTAAGAGCTAAAAATATTATTAATAATGCTTTGGCTGATGCTAAAAAGGCTAAAAAAGATGTTTCTAATGTGAAAGCTGATAATTTATCAAAAAAAGCTAATGAAGTTATAGAAAATGTTATATCTACTTCTCAGGCTTCTGATAAATTAAAAGCTGAAAGAGATATGCTTAAAAAAGAATTATCTGTTATAGCTCCTTTTGGAGATTTTAGCTTTGATAAAGTTAATGGCTTAAAAGAAAAAACAGGCTATAATATTCTATTCTACAGTGCAAATGCTAAAGAGTATAATGACTATAATTTCTCTGAAGTTAAGGATATATTTACTTATTCTATAAAAGAGGAAGCCGGAAAAGTTTATTTTGTTGCTTTCAAAAAAGACGGCAGTGAAGAGACAATTCCTTTCGATATAGTTAATATGCCTTCTCTTTCTTATAGTGAAATAAATGAGAAAATAGCTAAGCTTGATAAAGAAATAGAAAATAATGATACTGAGATTATAAAAAATCAGGTATTTATAGAAGCTATTAATAAAGAAATAGATAATCTTAATATATCTAATCACTTTGAAGAAGCTAAAGAAAGCTTTGTAGCTAGTGAAGGCACTGAAGGAAAAATCCTTTATGTAGAGGCTTATGTTCCTAAAGATAAAGAAAGCGAAGTGAAGTCTTTATTCGACAGCAAAAAAATAGCTTATATAATGGAAGATCCTTCAAGAGATGATAGAGTTCCTGTTGAGCTTAAAAATAATAAGTATTCAGGTGCTTATGAGCTTATTACAAAATTATTCCAATTACCGAATTATTTCGAGATAGATTTAACTCCTATGATAGCAGTTTTCTATCCATTATTCTTCGCTTATTGTTTCGGTGATTCAGGTTATGGTATAGTATTAACTATAGTAGCTTTAATAGGCTTATTTACAGTATTAAAAGGACAATTAAGAGGAGTAGGCATACTTGCTTTAACATTAGGTATATGTACTACTATTATGGGTGTTATAAACGGAGGAAGTTTCTTTGGTGTAAGCATACCTTCAAATACACAAATACCTTTATTTGCCACTTTAAGTAAGTATTTAATAATTACAGACTTAAAAGAAAATTGGTTCTTAACTCCATTTAATACAGCATTACTTATAGGCGTACTTCATATATGTTTCGCTTTATTGGTAGGCGTTATAGACAGGATTAAAACTAGCCCTATAGGCGATATACTTGGTGCTATAGGTAAACTTCTATTCATACCGGGACTTGTTTTATGGTTCTTGGGCGATATGCAAAAAATGGAAGTTATCAAACAATTCAGCACTGTATATTATGCTTTAATAGCTGTTGGTTTGGTATTCTTAGTAATACTTTCTAATGTTGGTAAGAAGCCTGATGTATTAAACTCTATACTTGGGGTTTATTTTGCGGCAACTGGTATAATGGGTGATACACTTTCTTATATACGTTTGTTTGCTTTAGGTGCATCTGGTTCTATATTGGCATTGGTAATAAATCAGATAGGTATGAGTTTCAAAGCTATTCCTGGTGTTGGTGTAGTGATAATGGTTGTATTCCTTGTAGTAGGACATATAGCTATATTCTTACTAAACATACTTGGTGCTTTGGTACACCCTTTGAGATTAACATTTGTAGAGTTCTACAATAACGTTGGTTTTGAAGGCGGCGGAAAAGAGTATAAGCCTCTCAAAAAAGCGGCTTAA
- a CDS encoding V-type ATP synthase subunit D encodes MALKFQYNKTALQNLRRQLSIREKALPTLKSKEAALRLEVRKITAEIELLKEEYQKLVKENQNYNGFWTEFPEIVKIKKINSELKNIAGVKVNILSNIDFAIENVSLFNMPSWIRLAISMFERLMTIQVKIEMTEARLNALAYARKKTTQKVNLYEKVQIPEYKTAIIKIKRYMEDEDNLSKSSQKIVKERNRAKEASL; translated from the coding sequence ATGGCATTAAAGTTTCAATACAATAAAACGGCTCTTCAAAACCTAAGACGTCAGCTTTCTATACGTGAGAAAGCATTGCCTACTTTAAAAAGTAAAGAGGCAGCTCTTCGTCTTGAGGTGAGAAAGATTACCGCTGAGATTGAATTACTTAAAGAAGAATACCAAAAGTTAGTTAAAGAAAATCAAAACTACAATGGTTTTTGGACTGAATTTCCTGAGATAGTAAAAATCAAGAAAATTAATTCCGAGCTTAAAAACATTGCCGGTGTTAAAGTGAATATACTTTCTAATATAGATTTTGCTATTGAAAATGTCAGCCTCTTTAATATGCCTTCTTGGATAAGACTTGCCATAAGTATGTTTGAACGCCTTATGACTATTCAGGTAAAAATTGAAATGACTGAGGCTAGATTAAATGCTTTGGCTTATGCTAGGAAAAAAACTACTCAGAAAGTTAACCTTTATGAGAAAGTACAGATTCCTGAGTATAAAACAGCTATAATCAAGATTAAAAGGTATATGGAAGACGAGGATAATTTAAGTAAGTCTTCTCAAAAGATAGTAAAAGAAAGAAACAGAGCTAAGGAGGCGTCTTTATGA
- a CDS encoding V-type ATP synthase subunit B yields MPKAFQKVYTKLVQITKATVSLRAENVGNDEMALVAGRPAQVVKMIGDIVTLQVFQGTEGIPTNAEVVFLGRPPRLKVSELLAGRFFNAYGEPIDGGAEIEGKEVEIGGPSVNPVRRKQPSELIATGIAGIDLNNTLVTGQKIPFFADPDQPYNAVLAQVALRAEADKIILGGMGLSNDDYLSFKNTFTEAGALDKIICFINTTDDPPVERLLIPDMACTAAEYFAVEHKQKVLVLLTDMTLYADALAIVSNKMDQIPSKDSMPGSLYSDLAKIYEKAAQFPDGGSITIIAVTTLNEGDITHAVPDNTGYITEGQLYLRRDSDIGKTIIDPFRSLSRLKQLVIGKKTREDHPAVMNTLVRLYSDAANAKMKKENGFDLTEYDERCLKYAAEYSERLLAIDINIKIDEMLETGWELMGKYFSKAEVGVKESLVEKYGKWTNN; encoded by the coding sequence ATGCCTAAAGCATTTCAAAAAGTATATACAAAATTAGTACAGATCACTAAAGCAACTGTATCATTAAGAGCAGAAAATGTTGGTAACGATGAGATGGCTCTAGTAGCTGGCAGACCTGCTCAGGTTGTAAAAATGATTGGAGATATTGTTACACTTCAGGTTTTCCAAGGTACTGAAGGTATACCTACTAACGCTGAAGTTGTATTCTTAGGCAGACCTCCTAGACTTAAAGTAAGCGAACTTCTTGCAGGAAGATTCTTCAATGCTTATGGTGAGCCTATTGACGGAGGTGCAGAAATTGAAGGTAAGGAAGTAGAAATCGGAGGACCTTCTGTAAACCCTGTTAGAAGAAAACAGCCTTCCGAACTTATCGCTACTGGTATTGCTGGAATCGACCTTAACAATACTCTTGTTACAGGACAGAAAATACCATTCTTCGCAGACCCAGACCAGCCTTATAACGCAGTACTTGCACAGGTTGCTTTGAGAGCTGAAGCTGATAAGATCATTCTTGGAGGTATGGGACTTTCTAACGATGACTACTTATCATTCAAAAATACATTTACTGAAGCTGGAGCATTAGATAAAATCATATGTTTCATCAATACTACTGATGACCCTCCAGTAGAAAGACTTTTGATACCTGATATGGCTTGTACAGCTGCTGAATATTTCGCAGTTGAGCATAAGCAGAAAGTTCTTGTTCTTCTTACAGACATGACACTTTATGCAGATGCTTTGGCTATCGTATCTAACAAGATGGACCAAATTCCTTCTAAAGACTCTATGCCAGGTTCTTTATATTCAGACCTTGCTAAAATATATGAGAAAGCAGCTCAGTTCCCAGACGGCGGATCTATTACTATTATTGCTGTTACTACTCTTAACGAAGGTGATATTACACATGCTGTACCAGACAACACTGGTTACATCACTGAAGGTCAGCTTTACTTAAGACGTGACTCTGATATAGGTAAAACAATCATTGACCCATTCAGAAGTCTTTCACGTTTGAAACAGTTGGTTATAGGTAAGAAAACTAGAGAAGATCACCCTGCTGTAATGAATACTTTAGTACGTCTTTATTCAGATGCTGCTAATGCTAAAATGAAAAAAGAAAACGGATTCGACTTGACTGAGTACGATGAAAGATGTTTGAAATATGCTGCTGAATATTCTGAAAGATTATTAGCAATAGACATTAACATAAAAATTGATGAGATGTTAGAAACTGGTTGGGAATTGATGGGTAAATACTTCAGTAAAGCAGAAGTAGGTGTAAAAGAATCACTTGTAGAAAAATATGGTAAATGGACTAACAACTAA
- a CDS encoding V-type ATP synthase subunit A, producing MTKGKVTAIISNLISIEVDGPVSQNEICYVSCGNAKLMAEVIKISGTSASAQVFESTRGVKLGDAVEFTGSMLEIELGPGLLGKNFDGLQNDLDKLQGVFLERGKYNDLSEDKESTYDFTPIAKVGEEVQAGDWIGAVKEGWIDHKIMVPFKFEGKGVVESVASAGTYHLQDTLAVIKSANGEKVNVTMIQTWPVKLTIKAYKEKPRPFKLLETGVRTIDTFNPITEGGTGFIPGPFGAGKTVLQHALATNANADLIIMTACGERANEVVEIFTEFPELIDPRTGRSLMERTTIICNTSNMPVAAREASVYVGMTIAEYYRSMGLKVLLLADSTSRWAQALREMSNRLEELPGPDAFPIDLPAIISSFYARAGFVYLNNGETGSITFIGTVSPAGGNLKEPVTESTRKAARCFYALSQKRADSKRYPAVDPLDSYSKYIEYPEFIEFSDINIEKGWADKVTKAKDIARRGQEANDQISILGDDAVPLEYHQRLWKAELIDFVILQQDAFDKVDKNCPIERQKELLNQVMKVVEADYRFDDYSEVGTYFKRLINAFKQMNYSVYQSDDHKKYTAEMESIFAERSITHA from the coding sequence ATGACTAAAGGTAAAGTAACTGCTATTATATCAAACCTAATTTCAATAGAGGTAGACGGTCCTGTTTCACAAAACGAGATATGTTATGTATCTTGCGGTAATGCGAAACTTATGGCTGAGGTTATTAAAATATCAGGTACTAGTGCTAGTGCTCAGGTATTTGAATCTACTAGGGGCGTAAAATTAGGTGATGCCGTAGAGTTTACTGGTTCAATGTTAGAGATTGAATTAGGACCTGGACTTTTAGGTAAAAACTTTGACGGACTTCAAAATGACCTTGACAAATTACAAGGTGTATTCTTAGAAAGAGGTAAATATAATGATCTTTCTGAAGATAAAGAATCAACTTATGACTTTACTCCAATAGCTAAAGTAGGAGAGGAAGTACAAGCTGGAGATTGGATTGGTGCTGTTAAAGAAGGTTGGATTGACCATAAAATAATGGTTCCTTTCAAATTTGAAGGCAAAGGTGTTGTTGAAAGCGTTGCTTCAGCAGGCACTTATCATTTACAAGATACACTAGCTGTAATCAAATCAGCTAATGGTGAAAAAGTAAATGTAACAATGATACAAACTTGGCCTGTAAAACTTACTATTAAAGCATATAAAGAAAAGCCAAGACCTTTCAAACTATTAGAAACAGGTGTAAGAACTATAGATACATTCAACCCTATTACTGAAGGTGGTACAGGATTTATTCCAGGACCATTCGGAGCAGGTAAAACAGTATTACAGCACGCTTTAGCTACTAATGCAAATGCTGACTTGATCATAATGACAGCTTGCGGTGAGAGAGCTAATGAGGTAGTAGAAATATTTACAGAATTCCCAGAACTTATAGACCCTAGAACAGGAAGAAGTTTGATGGAAAGAACAACAATCATCTGTAACACTTCTAACATGCCGGTTGCTGCTCGTGAAGCTTCAGTTTATGTAGGTATGACTATAGCTGAATATTACAGATCAATGGGACTTAAAGTTCTTCTTCTTGCTGACTCTACTTCTCGTTGGGCACAGGCTTTAAGAGAGATGTCTAACAGACTTGAAGAGTTGCCAGGACCGGACGCATTCCCTATCGACTTGCCTGCTATTATTTCTAGTTTCTATGCTAGAGCAGGTTTCGTATACTTAAATAACGGAGAAACAGGTTCTATTACATTCATAGGTACAGTATCTCCTGCAGGCGGTAACTTGAAAGAGCCGGTAACAGAATCTACTCGTAAAGCTGCTAGATGTTTCTACGCTTTATCACAAAAACGTGCTGACAGTAAGAGATATCCTGCTGTTGACCCATTAGATTCTTATTCTAAATATATTGAATATCCAGAGTTCATAGAATTCTCAGATATTAATATAGAAAAAGGCTGGGCTGATAAAGTAACTAAAGCAAAAGATATTGCTAGAAGAGGACAGGAAGCTAATGACCAAATAAGCATTCTTGGTGACGACGCAGTACCTCTTGAATACCATCAGCGTTTATGGAAAGCAGAACTTATAGACTTCGTTATCTTACAGCAGGACGCTTTCGATAAAGTAGATAAGAACTGTCCTATAGAAAGACAAAAAGAATTATTAAATCAAGTTATGAAAGTTGTAGAAGCTGATTACAGATTTGATGATTACAGCGAAGTAGGTACTTATTTCAAAAGACTTATTAACGCATTCAAACAGATGAACTATTCTGTATATCAGTCTGATGATCACAAAAAATACACAGCTGAGATGGAATCAATATTTGCTGAAAGGAGTATAACACATGCCTAA
- a CDS encoding DUF2764 family protein yields MGSYYYLISGLPEVKLSDAKAKYDINEITQSILSSLSAKDSKFFKYLIYQNDNKNLVSAIAKQKGLFTPYIEHIEPSIFGKEEMQKYSSISNLPLYMSKFLEDNKNIEWENARHIENTLLNLYYEEMIQSGNSFIKNYALFMRDMKNVLAALNGRALGFSSDEIAKELIGDYSLISALTKSTASDFGVGREIPYINTIVETFNSSDKADPYNMENIECSLVREFLDKLTSIKSFTTDNVFAYYINLTYAVSINGRNEEEGKKHLETLIGSLKEKASAM; encoded by the coding sequence ATGGGATCATATTATTATCTTATCTCAGGTCTTCCCGAAGTTAAACTTTCTGACGCTAAGGCTAAGTATGATATTAATGAAATTACTCAAAGCATATTATCTAGTTTAAGTGCTAAAGATTCTAAATTTTTTAAGTATTTAATTTATCAAAATGATAATAAAAATTTAGTAAGTGCTATAGCAAAACAAAAGGGATTATTTACTCCTTATATAGAACATATAGAACCATCAATATTCGGCAAAGAAGAAATGCAGAAATATTCAAGCATATCAAATTTACCATTATATATGAGCAAATTTTTGGAAGATAATAAGAATATTGAATGGGAAAATGCAAGACATATAGAAAATACTCTTTTAAATTTGTATTATGAAGAGATGATACAAAGCGGTAATTCATTTATAAAAAATTATGCTTTATTTATGAGAGATATGAAGAACGTTCTTGCTGCTTTAAATGGAAGAGCTTTAGGTTTCAGCAGTGATGAGATAGCAAAAGAACTTATAGGAGATTATTCTTTGATATCTGCATTAACAAAATCTACAGCTTCAGATTTTGGAGTAGGCAGAGAGATACCATACATTAATACTATTGTTGAAACATTCAATTCATCAGATAAAGCAGATCCATATAATATGGAAAATATAGAGTGTTCTTTAGTAAGAGAATTTTTAGACAAACTTACATCTATAAAATCTTTCACAACAGATAATGTTTTTGCTTATTATATAAATCTCACTTATGCTGTTAGTATAAATGGAAGAAACGAAGAGGAAGGTAAGAAACATTTAGAGACGCTAATAGGTTCATTAAAAGAAAAAGCGTCTGCTATGTAA
- a CDS encoding ATP synthase subunit E — protein sequence MAEEKKLDSLLERIYQDGVEKSNKKADEIISNAKSEADRIIKEAEAKSEEIIKEAERKSEELKKNTITDVRMAGEQSISALKQRIKDLVTAKVLEDGLKGAFADTSFLKDLILEVVKKWDIASSNSDVTVYFPESKKADIDASFEKSIKSAINNATINFDKKLSNGFKIVPEGGNYQLQFTDEDFVEFFSDYIKAKTEEVIFTK from the coding sequence ATGGCTGAAGAGAAAAAATTAGACTCCCTTCTTGAACGTATATATCAAGATGGTGTTGAAAAATCCAACAAAAAAGCTGATGAAATAATCTCAAATGCTAAAAGCGAAGCTGACAGAATTATAAAAGAGGCAGAAGCAAAATCAGAAGAAATTATAAAAGAGGCAGAAAGAAAGTCAGAAGAGCTAAAGAAAAATACAATAACAGATGTTCGTATGGCAGGCGAGCAGTCAATCAGTGCTTTAAAACAAAGAATAAAGGATTTAGTAACTGCTAAAGTATTAGAAGACGGACTTAAAGGTGCTTTTGCAGACACTTCATTCTTAAAAGATTTAATACTTGAAGTAGTAAAAAAATGGGATATCGCTTCAAGTAATTCAGATGTAACAGTATATTTCCCAGAATCAAAGAAAGCTGATATAGATGCATCTTTCGAGAAATCTATAAAAAGTGCTATAAATAATGCTACTATTAATTTTGATAAGAAATTATCTAACGGTTTCAAAATCGTTCCTGAAGGCGGAAATTATCAGTTGCAGTTTACAGATGAAGATTTCGTAGAATTTTTCAGTGATTATATTAAAGCAAAAACGGAAGAAGTAATATTTACTAAATAA
- the hpt gene encoding hypoxanthine phosphoribosyltransferase, translating into MRKDEHISKVLISEEDINKKVKELAEQISNDLKDKENIPCIIGLLKGSFIFIADLSRHIDVPVEIDFMIVSSYGNNKIGSEIKILKDVDIPLTGRDVIIVEDIIDTGYTLEKICEVLKTRNIASLKICTLLNKPSRRKVDIKIDYNGFDIEDEFVVGYGIDYAQKYRNLPYIGVVE; encoded by the coding sequence ATGAGAAAAGATGAGCATATATCAAAAGTACTTATATCTGAAGAAGATATAAATAAGAAAGTTAAAGAATTAGCAGAGCAAATCTCTAATGATCTTAAAGATAAAGAAAACATACCATGCATAATAGGACTTTTAAAAGGTTCTTTTATATTCATTGCTGATTTATCAAGACATATTGATGTACCAGTGGAAATTGATTTTATGATAGTATCTAGTTATGGAAACAATAAAATAGGTTCTGAAATTAAAATACTTAAAGATGTTGATATACCTCTCACAGGAAGAGATGTTATTATAGTAGAAGATATAATAGACACAGGATATACTCTAGAGAAAATATGTGAGGTATTAAAAACTAGAAATATTGCTTCTCTTAAAATATGCACACTTTTAAATAAACCTTCAAGAAGAAAAGTTGATATAAAGATAGATTATAACGGTTTTGATATTGAAGATGAATTTGTTGTAGGATACGGAATTGACTATGCTCAAAAATACAGAAATCTTCCATATATTGGAGTTGTTGAATAA